One segment of Nocardioides sp. QY071 DNA contains the following:
- a CDS encoding DUF349 domain-containing protein encodes MTTSDWGRVGDDGTVYVKTTDGERAVGQMPDATPEEALAFYTKRYENLSLEVDLLHQRVLTGVLSPEEATSSVKLVREQLVDVHAVGDIAALVRKLDELGPVIATQRDARRAAKAQRVADARAEKERLAGEAEKIAAGRDWRNGANRLRELLEEWKKLPRIDKAADDELWRRFSSARSAYTKARKSHFAEQDEKREGARVIKERLVTEAEALASSTEWGPTSGRYRDLMRDWKAAGPAPKAVDDELWRRFRGAQDTFFGARDAANAALDTEFAANAVVKEELLVEAEAIAAALESSGDLAAAKTAFRVVAEKWDEAGKVPRDRIKDLEGRMRAVEQVIRRAEDDQWRRTDPEKSARADDMVSKLEAAIAEAEAKLDAARARGDEKKVRELEENLQGRRSFLEMAKKASADFS; translated from the coding sequence GTGACTACCTCCGACTGGGGCCGCGTCGGCGACGACGGCACCGTCTACGTGAAGACGACCGATGGCGAGCGGGCGGTCGGGCAGATGCCCGACGCGACGCCCGAGGAGGCCTTGGCCTTCTACACCAAGCGGTACGAGAACCTCTCGCTCGAGGTGGACCTGCTCCACCAACGGGTGCTGACCGGCGTGCTGTCGCCCGAGGAGGCGACGTCATCGGTCAAGCTCGTGCGCGAGCAGCTGGTCGACGTGCACGCCGTCGGGGACATCGCCGCCCTGGTCCGCAAGCTCGACGAGCTCGGCCCGGTCATCGCCACCCAGCGCGACGCCCGGCGTGCGGCGAAGGCGCAGCGGGTCGCCGACGCGCGGGCCGAGAAGGAGCGACTCGCCGGTGAGGCCGAGAAGATCGCCGCCGGGCGCGACTGGCGCAACGGCGCCAACCGGCTGCGCGAGCTCCTCGAGGAGTGGAAGAAGCTCCCCCGCATCGACAAGGCGGCCGACGACGAGCTGTGGCGGCGGTTCTCCTCGGCGCGCTCGGCGTACACGAAGGCGCGCAAGTCGCACTTCGCCGAGCAGGACGAGAAGCGCGAGGGCGCCCGCGTCATCAAGGAGCGCCTGGTCACCGAGGCCGAGGCGCTGGCGTCGTCGACCGAGTGGGGCCCGACCTCGGGCCGCTACCGCGACCTGATGCGCGACTGGAAGGCCGCCGGTCCGGCCCCCAAGGCCGTCGACGACGAGCTCTGGCGCCGCTTCCGCGGCGCCCAGGACACCTTCTTCGGCGCCCGCGACGCCGCCAACGCCGCCCTCGACACGGAGTTCGCCGCGAACGCCGTGGTCAAGGAGGAGCTGTTGGTCGAGGCCGAGGCGATCGCCGCCGCCCTGGAGTCGTCCGGGGACCTGGCGGCCGCGAAGACGGCCTTCCGCGTCGTCGCCGAGAAGTGGGACGAGGCCGGCAAGGTCCCGCGCGACCGCATCAAGGATCTCGAGGGCCGCATGCGCGCCGTCGAGCAGGTCATCCGCCGCGCCGAGGACGACCAGTGGCGTCGTACCGACCCCGAGAAGTCGGCCCGCGCCGACGACATGGTCTCCAAGCTCGAGGCCGCCATCGCCGAGGCCGAGGCCAAGCTCGACGCCGCCCGGGCGCGCGGGGACGAGAAGAAGGTCCGCGAGCTCGAGGAGAACCTCCAGGGGCGCCGG